From the genome of Geobacter sp. SVR, one region includes:
- a CDS encoding NUDIX domain-containing protein, which produces MGNGVLKRYVVGFVFTENRQEVALIQKARSRSGFEWQIGKLNGLGGKIRDNEAPRDAMVREFEEESGIHIMWDEWELCGKSGDRRTYEVVVFRAFSDSILGKLATTDEGEVALYRVVDLPGLPIVRALSWLIPLVLYQDLKIFNVEET; this is translated from the coding sequence GTGGGAAACGGAGTATTGAAACGCTATGTCGTTGGTTTTGTGTTCACGGAGAACCGGCAGGAGGTCGCGCTCATCCAGAAAGCTCGCTCCAGATCTGGATTTGAGTGGCAGATCGGCAAGCTCAATGGGCTCGGGGGAAAGATCCGAGACAATGAAGCGCCCCGCGACGCAATGGTACGGGAGTTCGAAGAGGAGTCCGGGATTCACATCATGTGGGACGAATGGGAGTTGTGCGGGAAGTCCGGAGACAGGCGGACTTATGAGGTTGTCGTCTTCAGGGCTTTCTCCGACTCGATTCTCGGTAAACTGGCGACGACTGACGAGGGGGAAGTCGCTCTCTACCGAGTGGTAGACCTTCCAGGTCTGCCGATTGTTCGGGCGCTTTCATGGCTCATTCCCTTGGTGCTTTATCAGGATCTCAAAATATTCAACGTGGAGGAGACATGA
- a CDS encoding RusA family crossover junction endodeoxyribonuclease produces the protein MILDFFVPGAPVPKGSAKAFVVKSKGSGKPRAVVTQDNGDKQKPWASVISYSALQEMRSEKPASGPIRLTLYFVMPRVKGHYRTGKNAHLLRDEAPLWHVSKPDLDKLVRCVKDALTGVVWNDDSQVCDMPHVLKRYGDYPGVRITVETI, from the coding sequence ATGATCCTCGACTTCTTCGTACCGGGGGCGCCGGTCCCGAAAGGCAGCGCGAAGGCGTTTGTCGTCAAGAGCAAGGGCAGCGGCAAGCCTCGGGCGGTCGTGACCCAGGACAACGGCGACAAGCAAAAGCCGTGGGCGAGCGTGATCAGTTACTCGGCGCTTCAGGAAATGCGATCCGAGAAGCCAGCCTCTGGTCCGATCAGGCTGACGCTTTACTTCGTCATGCCGCGGGTAAAGGGTCATTACCGGACGGGGAAGAATGCTCATCTCCTGCGCGACGAGGCTCCCCTCTGGCACGTATCGAAGCCCGACCTGGACAAGCTCGTCCGCTGCGTAAAGGATGCTCTCACTGGTGTTGTCTGGAACGATGATAGTCAGGTCTGTGACATGCCCCATGTTCTTAAACGGTACGGGGATTACCCGGGCGTGAGAATCACTGTTGAAACGATATGA